Proteins from a single region of Candidatus Woesearchaeota archaeon:
- a CDS encoding ketopantoate reductase family protein has translation MKQKHYHHILVVGGGAVGLAIAGFLSQGNDVSLLCRTDTQASAINKEGIDISGKLGDHNNLRISAASEFKPADYDVIFIATKYGDTATTINNLVDHVGDTIPIVSLQNGVTNSELLRRYFKTNPLVESVIPIGFQKQGMRTTEITFVGDKVIFGGNVQDTTLEAIVKICTEVDFPARTDPNFAGQQWKKYVFNLAYNALSGILNKPNSSLTSWQERHLLKSIIKEAYQIIEREGIVIDGLPTPKSYFNYLVTTSPQLGNHKSSLCQDLNAGRRTEIEALNCELSRKAQEYGFRTPANDAVAEYILALEERRAVDKTRVGFFTDQLIKSCLRLENPDKRDFVPRHKTSLQPLAYTAGMTLALLISILTPETSFYSPLLSPEVRTGFTTPQRYGNMICMDLDHQYTCKDLGNVDPQWLKTYAIRNERY, from the coding sequence ATGAAACAAAAACACTATCATCATATTTTAGTTGTTGGAGGCGGAGCAGTTGGTTTAGCTATTGCTGGTTTTCTCTCTCAAGGCAATGACGTTTCGCTTTTATGCAGAACTGATACCCAAGCAAGCGCAATAAACAAAGAGGGAATAGATATTTCTGGAAAACTTGGAGATCATAATAATTTACGCATTTCTGCAGCATCAGAATTCAAACCTGCAGATTATGATGTTATTTTTATTGCTACAAAATATGGTGATACGGCAACCACAATAAACAACTTAGTGGATCATGTAGGCGATACCATCCCGATCGTCAGCTTACAAAATGGTGTAACCAATTCTGAGTTATTAAGAAGATATTTTAAAACAAATCCCCTTGTTGAATCAGTGATACCTATTGGTTTTCAAAAACAAGGCATGAGAACTACTGAAATTACTTTTGTTGGTGATAAAGTCATTTTTGGAGGGAATGTTCAAGATACTACGTTAGAAGCGATTGTTAAAATATGCACTGAAGTAGATTTCCCTGCAAGAACAGATCCTAATTTTGCAGGACAACAATGGAAAAAGTATGTTTTTAATCTTGCCTACAATGCTTTAAGCGGTATTTTGAATAAACCTAATAGTTCTTTGACTTCATGGCAAGAGCGACATTTACTCAAGAGTATTATTAAAGAAGCGTATCAAATTATCGAGAGAGAAGGTATTGTTATAGACGGATTACCAACACCAAAATCTTATTTTAATTATTTAGTAACGACTTCGCCGCAACTTGGTAATCATAAATCTTCTTTATGTCAAGACTTAAATGCTGGAAGAAGAACTGAAATTGAAGCATTAAACTGCGAGCTATCGAGAAAAGCACAGGAGTATGGTTTTAGAACACCAGCTAATGACGCTGTAGCAGAATATATCTTAGCACTTGAAGAAAGACGTGCAGTTGATAAAACAAGAGTAGGGTTTTTCACTGATCAATTAATAAAATCTTGCTTAAGACTAGAAAATCCTGACAAGAGGGACTTTGTTCCCAGACACAAAACATCTCTGCAACCATTAGCATATACTGCAGGAATGACACTCGCTTTACTGATATCGATACTTACTCCTGAAACTTCATTTTATAGTCCTCTATTATCACCTGAAGTTAGAACTGGATTTACAACACCTCAAAGGTATGGAAACATGATTTGCATGGATTTAGATCACCAATATACTTGTAAAGATTTAGGAAATGTTGACCCTCAATGGTTAAAGACCTATGCTATACGTAATGAGCGTTATTGA